A window from Intestinimonas massiliensis (ex Afouda et al. 2020) encodes these proteins:
- the cas4 gene encoding CRISPR-associated protein Cas4: MTDYPEEQWLLLSGLQHFRFCRRQWALIHIEQQWAENERTVDGTLMHQRAHDRDRKEVRGGAVITRGMSVFSARLGISGACDVVEFHPDPEGVPLSGRAGRWRPFPVEYKRGAPKPHDADELQLCAQAMCLEEMLCTAVPDGALYYGETRRRVPVSFSEPLRAEVRACLTEMHDLFRRGHTPKVKPARACSACSLKDLCLPRLLSARSVSDYLRESLEVRP; this comes from the coding sequence GTGACCGACTATCCCGAGGAGCAGTGGCTCCTCCTCTCCGGCCTGCAGCACTTCCGGTTCTGCCGCCGCCAGTGGGCCCTGATCCACATCGAGCAGCAGTGGGCGGAAAACGAGCGCACGGTGGACGGCACGCTGATGCACCAGCGCGCCCACGACCGGGACCGGAAGGAGGTTCGGGGCGGCGCCGTCATCACCCGTGGCATGTCCGTCTTTTCCGCCCGTCTGGGCATTTCCGGAGCCTGTGATGTGGTGGAGTTCCATCCGGACCCGGAGGGCGTCCCCCTTTCGGGTCGGGCCGGCCGGTGGCGGCCCTTCCCGGTGGAGTACAAGCGGGGAGCTCCCAAGCCCCACGATGCGGATGAACTGCAGCTCTGCGCCCAGGCCATGTGCCTGGAGGAAATGCTCTGCACCGCCGTTCCCGACGGCGCGCTCTATTACGGCGAGACCCGCCGCCGGGTGCCGGTCTCCTTTTCCGAGCCGCTCCGGGCCGAGGTGCGCGCCTGCCTCACCGAAATGCACGATCTGTTCCGCCGGGGGCACACGCCGAAGGTCAAGCCCGCCCGGGCCTGCAGCGCCTGCTCCCTAAAGGATTTGTGCTTGCCAAGGCTTCTGTCCGCCCGGTCGGTGTCCGACTATCTGCGCGAGAGCCTGGAGGTGCGCCCATGA
- the cas1c gene encoding type I-C CRISPR-associated endonuclease Cas1c: protein MKHLLNTLFVTSQDAYLALEGETVVVYREKQAAGRFPLHTLSGILSFSYAGASPALMGACAQRGVNLAFCTPRGRFLARAVGPSHGSVLLRRTQYRFADDPAQSGQVARNFLFGMVYNARWSIERTLRDHALRVDAPRLKEASLQLRETLPRLAAETDPGSLRGLEGAAAALYFGVLDDMILNGKDAFFFHGRSRRPPLDPFNALLSFAYSLLANDCAAALEAAGLDSYVGFLHRDRPGRVSLALDLMEELRPCMADRFVLTLFNNRMIASTDFEFLESGAVFIRDEARRAFLQAWQAKKQESITHPYLKEKLPWGLVPYIQALLLARYLRGDLDGYPPFLWK from the coding sequence ATGAAACATCTGCTCAACACCCTGTTTGTCACCAGCCAGGACGCCTACCTGGCGCTGGAGGGAGAGACCGTGGTGGTCTACCGGGAAAAGCAGGCCGCCGGACGCTTTCCCCTCCATACCCTCAGCGGCATTCTCTCCTTCTCCTACGCCGGCGCCTCCCCCGCCCTGATGGGTGCCTGTGCCCAGCGTGGGGTCAACCTGGCATTCTGCACCCCCAGGGGCCGCTTTCTGGCCCGGGCCGTGGGCCCCAGCCACGGCAGCGTCCTGCTGCGCCGGACCCAGTACCGCTTTGCAGACGACCCCGCGCAAAGCGGGCAGGTAGCCCGGAATTTCCTCTTCGGCATGGTCTATAACGCCCGCTGGAGCATCGAGCGCACCCTCCGGGATCACGCTCTGCGGGTGGACGCGCCCCGGCTGAAGGAGGCCTCCCTCCAGCTCCGGGAAACTCTCCCCCGCCTGGCGGCTGAGACCGATCCGGGCTCTCTGCGGGGCCTGGAGGGCGCGGCTGCCGCCCTCTATTTCGGCGTTCTGGACGATATGATCCTGAACGGGAAAGATGCCTTCTTCTTCCACGGACGCAGCCGCCGTCCACCTCTGGACCCATTCAACGCTCTGCTCTCCTTCGCCTATTCCCTGCTGGCCAATGACTGCGCCGCCGCCCTGGAGGCGGCGGGTCTGGACTCCTATGTGGGGTTTCTCCACCGGGACCGGCCTGGTCGGGTCTCACTGGCGCTGGATCTGATGGAGGAGCTACGTCCCTGCATGGCGGATCGTTTTGTCCTGACGCTCTTCAACAATCGAATGATCGCCTCCACTGATTTTGAATTTCTGGAGAGCGGCGCTGTATTCATACGCGACGAGGCCCGCCGGGCCTTTTTGCAGGCGTGGCAGGCCAAGAAACAGGAGTCCATCACCCATCCCTATCTAAAGGAAAAGCTGCCTTGGGGCCTGGTGCCCTACATTCAGGCACTGCTGCTGGCCCGCTACTTGCGGGGGGATCTGGACGGCTATCCGCCGTTTCTGTGGAAGTGA
- a CDS encoding efflux RND transporter periplasmic adaptor subunit, with product MKSHRIPALLLCGALLVSLSACGGGGAQNSPAESEPPAGTAVQVETVNANTISTENKVSGKVESDTDASVFVATAAKCTAVYVEVGDTVRAGQAICTLDLASTLSSYQAASISYDSTVKSYQDQAALFEKQIALYEKNLSDLRALQEIGAASQAEIDGAELTLLSAQVTRDSTLAQLEAGIQSSKANVEQLATALENVDGSGNVIAPISGVLLSLSAVQDAFVSSATPVAVIDGVDQLKITVTVSEALVPKLKIGDAVDVTVSSVGAAFTGAIRSVDKAASLQTKLYTVTVSIPAEVEGLLSGMFADVTFHTDTSADTIVIPTQAILTSGSTQYVYVVEGDTARYVEVTTGLTGNGVTEITSGLEAGQQLVTVGQAYLSDGALVRIVTGEG from the coding sequence ATGAAAAGCCATCGTATTCCGGCACTGCTGCTCTGCGGCGCGCTGCTGGTTTCCCTCAGCGCCTGCGGCGGGGGAGGCGCGCAAAACAGCCCGGCCGAAAGTGAGCCCCCCGCCGGCACCGCCGTCCAGGTGGAGACCGTAAACGCCAACACCATCTCCACGGAGAACAAGGTCTCCGGCAAGGTGGAGTCCGACACGGACGCGTCGGTCTTTGTAGCCACCGCGGCCAAGTGCACTGCGGTCTATGTGGAGGTGGGCGACACCGTCCGGGCGGGGCAGGCCATCTGCACCCTGGATCTGGCCAGTACCCTGTCCTCCTACCAGGCGGCCAGCATCAGCTATGATTCCACCGTGAAGAGCTATCAGGACCAGGCCGCCCTGTTTGAAAAGCAGATTGCCCTGTACGAGAAGAACCTCAGCGATCTGAGGGCCCTTCAGGAGATCGGCGCCGCCTCCCAGGCGGAGATCGACGGGGCGGAGCTGACCCTGCTGTCCGCCCAGGTGACCCGGGACTCCACCCTGGCCCAGCTCGAGGCGGGAATCCAGAGCTCCAAGGCCAACGTGGAGCAGCTTGCCACCGCTCTGGAGAACGTGGACGGAAGCGGAAATGTCATCGCCCCCATTTCCGGCGTGCTGCTGTCCCTGTCGGCGGTGCAGGATGCCTTCGTCTCCAGCGCCACGCCGGTGGCCGTCATCGACGGGGTGGATCAGCTCAAGATCACCGTCACCGTCTCTGAGGCCCTGGTGCCCAAGTTGAAGATCGGGGACGCGGTGGACGTGACCGTCAGCTCCGTGGGCGCCGCCTTTACCGGCGCCATCCGCTCCGTGGACAAGGCCGCCAGTCTTCAGACCAAGCTGTATACCGTGACGGTATCCATTCCCGCCGAGGTGGAGGGCCTGCTGTCAGGCATGTTTGCCGACGTGACCTTCCATACCGACACCTCTGCCGATACCATCGTGATTCCCACCCAGGCCATCCTGACCAGCGGCAGCACCCAGTATGTCTACGTGGTGGAGGGGGACACTGCCCGGTATGTGGAGGTGACCACCGGCCTGACCGGAAACGGTGTCACCGAGATCACCTCGGGCCTGGAGGCCGGGCAGCAGCTGGTCACCGTTGGGCAGGCCTACCTCTCCGACGGAGCCCTGGTCCGGATCGTAACCGGGGAGGGCTGA
- the cas8c gene encoding type I-C CRISPR-associated protein Cas8c/Csd1 produces MILQALVKLYEDLAAQGKIARPGWSPVQVSWALCLDAGGRLIQVIPLLEGQKNGGSTAQSMELPTPVARSVNIDSNFLWDHSGYLLGIDAKGKPERSRQCFDACRRLHEQVLDGVDSPISRAILAYFSQWQPARAAEHPALSDCLEEVRKGANLVFRVEGRFAQEDAAIRAAWQNHYDSGGDGPDMQCLVTGQMGPVARLHPAVKGVRGAQSSGASLVSFNAPAFCSYGREQSLNAPTGKYAAFAYTAALNHLLSDRAHVQRLGDTTVVFWAAGADPAYQAFSAAALFGGPPPAGLEEATLRAALKKLSRMERCAEVPLDPARPFYILGLSPNAARLSVRFFLRDCFGGFLSHVNAHHARMEIVRPANDPYETISLWALLQETVPQTVRDKSPSPVLAGATARAILSNTDYPAALLNGVMLRIRADRKITRGRAAILKAYYLKNPHTECPKEVLTVSLNETSSIVPYNLGRLFSVLEAIQQAANPGINPTIKDKYFNSASATPATIFPILNNLAQKHLKKLDTGLRIHYDRQLGQIKELLGETLPGRLSLPEQASFDLGYYHQTQKRYSK; encoded by the coding sequence ATGATCCTGCAGGCGCTGGTAAAGCTCTATGAGGACCTGGCGGCTCAGGGCAAAATTGCCCGGCCGGGCTGGAGCCCCGTCCAGGTGAGCTGGGCCCTGTGCCTGGATGCCGGCGGCCGTCTGATCCAGGTCATTCCCCTTCTGGAGGGGCAGAAAAACGGGGGGAGCACCGCACAGAGCATGGAGCTTCCCACTCCGGTGGCACGGTCGGTCAACATTGATTCAAATTTCCTGTGGGACCATTCCGGTTATCTGCTGGGCATCGACGCCAAGGGAAAGCCAGAGCGCAGCCGGCAGTGCTTTGACGCCTGCCGCAGGCTGCATGAGCAGGTCCTGGACGGCGTGGACTCTCCCATATCAAGGGCCATCCTCGCCTATTTTTCACAGTGGCAGCCGGCGCGGGCGGCAGAGCACCCCGCTCTGTCCGACTGTCTGGAGGAGGTGCGAAAGGGCGCCAATCTGGTCTTCCGTGTGGAGGGCCGTTTCGCCCAGGAGGACGCCGCCATCCGCGCAGCTTGGCAGAACCACTATGACAGCGGTGGCGACGGCCCCGACATGCAGTGTCTCGTCACCGGACAGATGGGGCCTGTCGCCAGGCTCCATCCCGCCGTCAAGGGGGTGCGGGGCGCCCAGTCCAGCGGCGCGTCCCTGGTGTCGTTCAACGCCCCCGCCTTCTGCTCCTACGGCAGGGAGCAGAGCCTGAACGCCCCCACCGGCAAGTACGCCGCCTTCGCCTACACCGCCGCTCTGAACCACCTGCTCTCCGACCGGGCGCATGTGCAGCGCCTCGGGGACACCACGGTGGTCTTCTGGGCGGCGGGGGCCGATCCGGCCTACCAGGCCTTCTCCGCCGCCGCCCTCTTCGGCGGCCCGCCCCCCGCCGGGCTGGAGGAAGCCACGCTGCGGGCCGCTCTGAAAAAACTATCCCGCATGGAGCGCTGCGCCGAGGTGCCCCTGGACCCCGCCCGCCCCTTCTATATTCTGGGTCTGTCCCCCAACGCCGCCCGCCTGTCGGTGCGGTTCTTCCTGCGCGACTGCTTCGGCGGCTTTCTGTCCCATGTCAACGCCCACCATGCCCGCATGGAGATCGTCCGTCCTGCCAACGACCCCTACGAGACCATCTCGCTGTGGGCTCTTCTCCAGGAGACCGTTCCTCAAACCGTCAGGGACAAGTCCCCTTCTCCCGTCCTGGCCGGCGCGACCGCCCGGGCCATTCTGTCCAACACCGACTATCCCGCGGCGCTGCTCAACGGCGTGATGCTCCGTATCCGCGCCGACCGCAAAATCACCCGTGGACGAGCCGCCATTCTGAAAGCCTATTACCTGAAAAATCCGCACACTGAGTGTCCGAAGGAGGTATTGACCGTGAGCCTGAACGAAACCAGCTCCATTGTCCCCTATAACCTGGGCCGTCTGTTCTCCGTGCTGGAGGCCATCCAGCAGGCGGCCAACCCCGGCATCAACCCCACCATCAAGGACAAGTATTTTAACTCCGCATCGGCCACCCCCGCCACCATTTTTCCCATCCTCAACAACCTGGCCCAAAAGCATTTAAAAAAGCTGGATACCGGCCTGCGCATCCATTATGACCGTCAGCTCGGCCAGATCAAGGAGCTGCTGGGCGAGACGCTGCCCGGACGGCTGTCCCTTCCGGAGCAGGCGTCCTTCGACCTGGGCTACTATCACCAGACACAAAAGCGATACAGTAAATAA
- the cas7c gene encoding type I-C CRISPR-associated protein Cas7/Csd2 encodes MSAIQNRYEFVILFDVENGNPNGDPDAGNMPRIDPETGLGLVTDVCLKRKIRNYVETVKDNAPGYRIYIKDSVPLNRSDGEAYTAYQVDEKTIKNAKKKDPDLDRKLRDWMCENFYDIRTFGAVMTTFVKAALNCGQVRGPVQLGFARSVEPVVPQEITITRVAIATEADAEKKSTEMGRKYIIPYGLYRAEGYVSANLARKTTGFSQEDLDLLWQAILNLFEHDHSAARGKMAVRELIVFRHDSELGNAPAYKLFDAVQVTRAASSAPGPARSFADYQITVEEGAIPAGVTCTRMG; translated from the coding sequence ATGAGCGCCATTCAAAACCGCTATGAATTCGTCATCCTTTTCGACGTGGAGAACGGCAACCCCAATGGCGATCCCGACGCCGGCAACATGCCCCGCATCGACCCCGAAACTGGCCTGGGCCTGGTCACCGACGTGTGCCTCAAGCGGAAAATCCGCAACTATGTGGAGACTGTAAAGGACAATGCCCCCGGCTACCGCATCTACATCAAGGACAGCGTACCCCTCAACCGCAGCGATGGGGAGGCCTATACCGCATATCAGGTGGATGAAAAGACCATTAAGAACGCCAAAAAGAAGGACCCGGACCTGGACCGCAAGCTTCGGGACTGGATGTGCGAAAACTTTTACGACATCCGTACCTTTGGGGCGGTGATGACCACCTTTGTCAAGGCCGCGCTCAACTGTGGTCAGGTCCGGGGTCCTGTTCAGCTCGGGTTTGCCCGCAGTGTAGAGCCCGTGGTGCCCCAGGAGATCACCATTACCCGGGTGGCCATCGCCACCGAGGCCGACGCGGAGAAGAAGAGCACCGAGATGGGCCGCAAGTACATCATCCCCTACGGCCTTTACCGGGCCGAGGGCTATGTCTCCGCCAATCTGGCCCGGAAAACCACCGGCTTCAGCCAGGAGGATCTGGATCTGCTGTGGCAGGCCATTTTGAACCTGTTTGAGCATGATCACTCCGCCGCCCGGGGCAAGATGGCCGTCCGGGAACTCATCGTCTTCCGGCACGACTCCGAGCTGGGCAACGCCCCCGCCTATAAGCTCTTCGACGCCGTCCAGGTAACCCGGGCCGCCTCCAGCGCCCCCGGCCCCGCCCGCTCCTTTGCCGACTACCAGATCACCGTGGAGGAAGGCGCCATTCCCGCCGGCGTCACCTGCACCCGGATGGGGTGA
- a CDS encoding efflux RND transporter permease subunit has product MTISKFCIKHKVTTLLAVILILVFGVVFTTQLQMSLLPNMSYPAAYVYCYYNGAGPSDMEELVTRPLESAIMSVSGVDEVQSSSADSVTTVQILYVDGTDVDIAAAKLREQFDALSLPDGCSDPVIINLNISDMMPAAMVALMGDDLSELQALAEDTVGPALERIGGVAAVDIFGGVGQQVAVQLDPTRAAGYGLSNAYVCNFLAAENLLYPGGDMQNGSKTLTVSTDAKFQTVDDVANMLLALPAGGTIRLSEVADVALETTDPDTIAKVDGTACVLLQVTKQSGANEVTTANAVEAKMAELQAKAPSIRYTLPYLATDYINMAVESAIQNIVLGVVLAAIVVFLFLRRPDATMTIAISMPVCILSVFVLMNVFDLTLNMMSLGGIAMGVGMIVDNSIVVLENVYRYAGEGHDRMTSCVEGTREVMLSLTASTLTTVAVFLPLGLTGGLAGMIFKDFCFTIAFLILASLAIAVTLVPLLCYFLLDEEKVRRQRLRREARDAKRAGRPSLVQRARKAYTGVLRFFVRHLGLGMAASIALVAVFVGACLSTNMVLMPEMDQGQVTIQVSTPVGSELEETAAIADRVVAVAQDHCPELNDLYYQTQAESATIMLNLVDKTERTRSSAQVAADLREYLRDIAGCEITTSASDMTAMMGSSSDISVAVTGEDYQVLSQIGEDLAARIASLEDAIDVSSSVSEQVPQVAVTVNRQAAAQYGLTAAAIGAAVRAELTGTTATTVTIDHKELDVVVRGDGVAARSLDALRSMPVASAYGGYVPLSSVAEVNVELAPQSITRVNQSRQITVTGDTISGNTTAMTKQIKEILAEYPMPEGYTAESGGSYADMMDSFSDLLLALLVALGLVYFILASQFESFLMPVIVMMILPVAFAGALFALPLTGRDLSMISLVALIMLAGTVVNASIILVDYIQTRRARGESREEAILNACPLRIRPVMMTTLTTILAVVPMALGMSGAAEMMADMGVTMISGMVVSTVITLLFTPVYYSVIDNISHIFHRRKRESETSTPVAAE; this is encoded by the coding sequence ATGACCATCTCAAAATTTTGCATCAAGCATAAGGTGACCACCCTTCTGGCGGTCATCCTGATCCTGGTCTTCGGCGTGGTCTTTACCACCCAGCTCCAGATGTCCCTGTTGCCCAATATGTCCTACCCGGCGGCCTATGTCTATTGCTACTACAACGGCGCCGGCCCCAGCGACATGGAGGAGCTGGTTACCCGCCCCCTGGAATCGGCCATCATGTCGGTCTCCGGCGTGGATGAGGTCCAGTCCAGCTCCGCCGACAGCGTCACCACCGTGCAGATCCTCTATGTGGACGGCACCGACGTGGATATCGCCGCCGCCAAGCTGCGGGAGCAGTTCGACGCCCTCTCCCTGCCGGACGGCTGCTCCGACCCGGTCATCATCAACCTGAACATCAGCGATATGATGCCCGCCGCCATGGTGGCCCTGATGGGCGACGACCTGTCTGAGCTGCAGGCTCTGGCGGAGGACACCGTGGGGCCGGCCCTGGAGCGCATCGGAGGTGTGGCCGCCGTGGACATCTTTGGCGGCGTGGGCCAGCAGGTCGCCGTACAGCTCGACCCCACCCGGGCGGCGGGCTACGGCCTGTCCAATGCCTATGTCTGTAATTTCCTGGCTGCGGAAAATCTGCTCTACCCCGGCGGCGACATGCAAAACGGCTCCAAGACCCTGACGGTCTCCACCGACGCCAAGTTCCAGACGGTGGACGACGTGGCCAATATGCTCCTGGCCCTGCCCGCCGGCGGTACCATCCGCCTGTCCGAGGTGGCGGACGTGGCGCTGGAGACTACCGATCCGGACACCATCGCCAAGGTAGATGGCACGGCCTGCGTACTCCTTCAGGTGACCAAGCAATCCGGCGCCAACGAGGTCACGACCGCCAACGCCGTAGAGGCCAAAATGGCCGAACTTCAGGCCAAGGCCCCCTCCATCCGCTATACCCTACCCTATCTGGCCACCGACTACATCAACATGGCAGTGGAATCCGCCATCCAGAATATCGTTTTGGGCGTGGTGCTGGCCGCTATCGTGGTGTTCCTCTTCCTGCGACGGCCGGACGCTACCATGACCATCGCCATCTCCATGCCCGTGTGTATCCTGTCGGTCTTCGTGCTCATGAACGTGTTTGACCTGACCTTGAACATGATGAGTCTGGGCGGCATCGCCATGGGCGTGGGCATGATCGTGGACAACTCCATCGTGGTGCTGGAGAACGTCTACCGCTACGCCGGAGAGGGCCATGACCGGATGACCTCCTGCGTGGAGGGGACCCGGGAGGTCATGCTCTCCCTGACGGCTTCTACCCTGACCACCGTGGCCGTGTTCCTGCCCCTGGGTCTCACCGGCGGCCTGGCGGGTATGATCTTCAAGGATTTCTGCTTTACCATCGCCTTCCTGATCCTGGCCTCTCTGGCCATTGCCGTGACCCTGGTGCCGCTGCTGTGCTACTTCCTGCTGGACGAGGAGAAGGTCCGGCGGCAGAGGCTGCGCCGGGAAGCCCGGGACGCCAAGCGGGCGGGCCGGCCGTCCCTGGTGCAGCGGGCCCGGAAGGCCTATACCGGGGTGCTGCGGTTCTTCGTGCGGCATTTGGGCCTGGGCATGGCGGCCTCCATCGCCCTGGTGGCGGTGTTCGTGGGCGCCTGCCTGTCCACCAACATGGTCCTCATGCCCGAGATGGATCAGGGCCAGGTCACCATCCAGGTCAGTACGCCCGTCGGCTCCGAGCTGGAGGAGACCGCCGCCATCGCCGACCGGGTGGTGGCCGTGGCCCAGGACCACTGTCCGGAGCTGAACGACCTGTATTATCAGACCCAGGCGGAGTCGGCCACCATCATGCTCAATCTGGTGGATAAGACCGAGCGGACCCGCAGCAGCGCCCAGGTGGCGGCGGACCTGCGGGAGTATCTCCGGGATATCGCCGGGTGTGAGATTACCACCAGCGCCTCCGACATGACGGCCATGATGGGCAGCAGCAGCGACATCAGTGTGGCGGTTACCGGTGAGGATTATCAGGTCCTCAGCCAGATTGGTGAGGACCTGGCTGCGCGCATCGCCTCGCTGGAGGACGCCATTGACGTGTCCAGCTCGGTGTCCGAGCAGGTGCCTCAGGTTGCGGTGACCGTGAACCGCCAGGCGGCCGCCCAATACGGCCTGACCGCCGCCGCCATCGGCGCGGCGGTGCGCGCCGAGCTCACCGGCACCACTGCTACCACTGTTACCATCGACCATAAGGAGCTGGACGTGGTAGTCCGGGGCGACGGCGTGGCCGCCCGGAGTCTGGACGCGCTGCGCTCCATGCCGGTGGCCTCCGCCTACGGAGGCTATGTACCGCTGTCCTCCGTGGCCGAGGTGAACGTGGAGCTGGCGCCCCAGAGCATTACCAGGGTCAATCAGTCCCGCCAGATCACCGTCACCGGCGACACCATCAGCGGCAATACTACCGCCATGACCAAGCAGATCAAGGAGATTCTAGCCGAGTATCCGATGCCGGAGGGCTACACCGCCGAGAGCGGTGGCAGCTACGCCGACATGATGGACAGCTTCAGCGACCTGCTGCTGGCTCTACTGGTGGCCCTGGGCCTGGTGTATTTCATTTTGGCCTCCCAGTTTGAGTCCTTTCTCATGCCGGTCATCGTCATGATGATCCTGCCGGTGGCCTTTGCGGGAGCCCTGTTTGCCCTGCCGCTCACCGGACGGGACCTGTCGATGATTTCCCTGGTGGCGCTCATTATGCTGGCCGGCACCGTGGTCAACGCCTCCATCATCCTGGTGGACTACATCCAAACCCGGCGGGCCCGGGGCGAGAGCCGCGAGGAAGCCATCCTCAACGCCTGTCCCCTGCGGATTCGTCCTGTGATGATGACGACACTCACCACCATCCTGGCCGTGGTTCCCATGGCTCTGGGTATGAGCGGCGCGGCTGAGATGATGGCGGATATGGGTGTCACTATGATCAGCGGCATGGTGGTTTCGACCGTTATCACCCTGCTGTTTACCCCGGTGTATTATTCAGTCATTGACAATATCAGCCATATATTCCACCGCAGAAAGCGGGAGAGCGAGACCTCCACCCCGGTTGCGGCGGAGTAA
- the cas2 gene encoding CRISPR-associated endonuclease Cas2, with protein sequence MLVVITYDVNTGDAAGRRRLRQIARQCVNYGQRVQNSVFECLLDGAQCRLLQAKLLALMDSEKGSLRFYYLGNKYQTRIEHFGAKQSYEPEGVLMI encoded by the coding sequence TTGCTGGTAGTCATCACCTATGACGTCAACACCGGGGATGCCGCCGGGCGCAGGCGGCTGCGGCAGATCGCCAGGCAGTGCGTCAACTACGGCCAAAGGGTGCAAAACTCGGTCTTTGAATGCCTCCTGGATGGGGCCCAGTGCCGGCTGCTACAGGCCAAGCTGCTGGCACTTATGGACTCTGAAAAGGGCAGTCTGCGCTTTTATTATCTGGGCAACAAGTATCAAACCAGGATCGAGCACTTCGGCGCCAAGCAGAGCTACGAACCCGAAGGCGTCCTGATGATCTGA